The nucleotide sequence CGACTAGTACGCCGCGCTGGACAGCTTCGGGTCGATCTGCCAGATCTCGTTGACGAGCCGGCCGTCGCGGTAGGTCAGGGCGTAGCGGACCTTGATGGTGTTCTTGCCGCTGAACTCGACGTTCGCCGTCACGGTGCTGCCCTGCGGGTTCGCGCTCTCCTCGAGCTTCGCCACGCTGACCTTGAGCGGCGCATTGGCCTTCGCGAACTTGCTCCAGACGCCGCGTATCTCGTCCGTCCCGGCGTACGTCCCGTTGAGCGGACCGCCGATCCATTCGAAGCGGGCCTTGTCGCCGTAGGCGGCCATGATGTCGTCGACCTGGCCGGCGGCGATCGCGTCGAAGTGCCGTCGTGCGTCGTCCGAAGCCCCGGCGAGGGCATGGGTGACGGAAAGCGCCATCACGACGGCGCCGGCGGCGAGCGAAAGAGTACGCATGGATGAGCTCCTCAACGGTGGTTGATGTCGGTTGGCGCGCGGATGCGCGCCTCTCGCATCGCTAACAGTCGGGAGCGGACTTTATTCCCGGCGAGCGACTGCCCGCGGCATCCGCGGGCGCACCGGTTGCAGAAAATGAGTCGGTCGAGGGCGCAGATTCGTTTTTCCGCGCCGCCGACCGGGTCGTGCGTCATTTTTTTACCTGCTCCGGCCGCTCAGCGCCCTCCCCCGCTCACCGTGGGCGCGCCGCCGCCGTCGCCGCCCGTGACCGGCGTGCCGCGGCGTGCGGCCTCGTACTCCTGCCGGTCCAGCAGGGCGTCGCCATTGGTGTCGGAGCTGACGAAACCCAGGCCGCGAACCGACTCGGCCTCGCCCTGCTCGATCAGACCGCTGTTGTTGGTATCGATTTCGCTGAAGGACGGCCAGTCGCTCGAGCCGCCCGGGATGTCCCGGGCCCCACTCCCCACATCGGCCGCGAACGCGGCCATCGGCACGGCACAGAAAGCGAGGGTGAGAAAAACCTTTCGCGTCGCGTTCATGGACACCTCCTTGATGAGCACATGATCGAAGGACGCCGCGTCCCCTGGCGCCGTCGTCTTCGTCGAGTGCACGGCCTCGACGTCGACGCAGGCAATGGGATCCGGAGACAGAGGCGTTCCTGCTAGTGACTGATGCGCTTCATCGAGGTTCGGCGACGTTCGCCACTTGCGGCGGCTACAGGCCGCATGCCCGCGTGCGTTCCGCGTCGAACCCGGCGGCTCCCGATGGATTCGGGTAATCGCCAATACGCTGCTGCTTGTGTTCGCGCGAGGCGCGGCATAGGCTCGCTCGCTCGCGTTTCCTCGCGCCAAGTTCTCGGGCGCGAATAACGTCGCGGGCGTCCGCATCCGGCGGGATGCGCCGCCCGGCGGCTCACAGCATGTCCGGGAGGAACTGCTTGCGCCGGCTGATAATCTTGCCGGACACCATGAACACCCCGTCGCCCGTGTAGTGCAGGGTCTGCGGATACTTCGGCGATACCGCGGCCTGCGCCTGCACCACTTCCCAGATGAAGAAGTTGTACTTGCGGACCAGGCTGTCGTCGACGAGCTGGCATTCGAAGTGCGCGTAGCACTCGCGGATCAGCGGCGCCCCCACCTCTCTCGCCTTCTCGGCCGTCAGTCCGAAACGGTCGAACTTGTCGATCTCGGCGCCGCTCGTGTTGCCGATGCCGACCACCTCGTCGGTGAGCGCCGTCGTGGGCACATTGATGACGCATTCGCCGCTGCGGCGGACCATGTCGAAGCTGTGATTGCTGCCCGCGATCACGCAGCCGATCAGGGAGGGCGAGAACTCCATCACCGTGTGCCAGCCCATGGTCATGATATTGTGGCGGCCGTTCAGGGCCGACGAGACGAGGACAATGGGCCCCGGTTCGAGGTAGCGGCGCACCTTGTCGAGCGGGAGGCTCTTCTTCTGGAAATGTCTTTTCATCCGTTTGACCCTTGCCGATCCGGCGACCGTGACGATCGTATCGCGGAGAGCGCAGGTAACTCCATCGGAGTCCGGACGGGCCAAGCCCCCGAGCCGAGTGCTTTTCGGGCTCCAGGCGTGTTCAGCGCCGCATTTCATCCTCGGCGCTCGCCGTGGAATGCGACCCCCGGGACCACGCTGCGGCCGCCGGGGGTCTTTCCAAGCGGAAACGATCAGCCGCTCGAGTACAGCGGATCCGGCGAGACGTAGACCTTGATATCCCGGCCATCGAGGGTGCCGGCCGGCGCGATCTCCTTGAGGTCGAACACGCGGCCGGTGCCGTAGGTGTCGAAGAGCCACTCGAAGGCGTTGCCGCCGACGGTGAACCGGACGATCTCGCCGCCCTCCACGTTGACGTGCTTCGTGTCGGCGCCGATCGCAATGGTGCGATCGGCGCCGCGCGCCTGCGGACGGGCGTCCGGTATACCGTCGTGCACCGGCGTGCCGAGGTCCGATATCGCCCGGGACGGCATGGCGAACGAGGGCGCCGAGACAACACCGGCGACGAGAAGGGAAACGATGGGGAAACGCAGCCTGCTCATGACTATCTCCTGAGTGAATGAAAGTCTGACCCGTCGGGTCTCTCCGATGGCATCGGCCCGGCGCCGTCCCGCACGATCCGATCCGTCCGGGCGCGGTCGCACTCGCCGCGAGGACCCC is from Sulfurifustis variabilis and encodes:
- a CDS encoding nuclear transport factor 2 family protein; translated protein: MRTLSLAAGAVVMALSVTHALAGASDDARRHFDAIAAGQVDDIMAAYGDKARFEWIGGPLNGTYAGTDEIRGVWSKFAKANAPLKVSVAKLEESANPQGSTVTANVEFSGKNTIKVRYALTYRDGRLVNEIWQIDPKLSSAAY
- a CDS encoding EF-hand domain-containing protein, whose amino-acid sequence is MNATRKVFLTLAFCAVPMAAFAADVGSGARDIPGGSSDWPSFSEIDTNNSGLIEQGEAESVRGLGFVSSDTNGDALLDRQEYEAARRGTPVTGGDGGGAPTVSGGGR
- a CDS encoding flavin reductase family protein, whose protein sequence is MKRHFQKKSLPLDKVRRYLEPGPIVLVSSALNGRHNIMTMGWHTVMEFSPSLIGCVIAGSNHSFDMVRRSGECVINVPTTALTDEVVGIGNTSGAEIDKFDRFGLTAEKAREVGAPLIRECYAHFECQLVDDSLVRKYNFFIWEVVQAQAAVSPKYPQTLHYTGDGVFMVSGKIISRRKQFLPDML
- a CDS encoding CzcE family metal-binding protein, whose protein sequence is MSRLRFPIVSLLVAGVVSAPSFAMPSRAISDLGTPVHDGIPDARPQARGADRTIAIGADTKHVNVEGGEIVRFTVGGNAFEWLFDTYGTGRVFDLKEIAPAGTLDGRDIKVYVSPDPLYSSG